One Tamlana carrageenivorans genomic region harbors:
- the gatB/aspS gene encoding bifunctional amidotransferase subunit GatB/aspartate--tRNA ligase AspS: MKLEQLNDLLKKHELELVIGLETHVRLNTKTKLFCSCANSEIEQPNQNICSVCTGQMGVLPAINKEAVTKAIYFGKAVKSTFSNEVISWDRKHYEYPDNPKNIQITQFHNPVIPDGQVSCFRNDGSQFTVNLTQVHIEEDAAKLMHEKKISLVDFNKAGVPLIEIVTEPCIRNIEDASTYAQYIQRIVQNLGISEANLEKGEFKSDVSVSLRKKHTYELNPRTEIKNLNSFKFMVDALKEEVEKQLNYYIEHKEFRPDQTTVLWDAELKQTKTMRKKEFEADYRFISEPDLPFVSIKEVVESIDIDLSTLPYAVESILIKGGVLPQDAKFFTADSLRSETFVAINNVIKDPSFVAKTLVNNIGADEYADIHRIEHLIEIFQLFKDEKITSVLVQNAITAYLKDRKFDYNKYFEEHTISESQIEEAIAKVISENEAIANDIKSGNQGKAGILVGKVIAIIGKGASGKVIREGILSAVAGSNDGSAKTDDGNTHQPATNNQQPTAKKEEEVLPQIPIVIKDTYRTHLISDISEESISEKVTLSGWVSSVRDHGELIFIDLRDSSTQIFQVRLSRESFPNLDELVKLKPESVITVSGTILQRKEDDYNAALRTGKIELEANDLEILNLSKTLPFEIKRATKTNENVRFQYKYLDHRNDDVRRVIVNRHKVIKMMRDILDDQDFLEIETPILSAGTDEGAREFIVPTRKQAGSFYTLPQAPQQFKQMLMVSGYEKYFQIARCFRDEDSRGDRQPEFTQLDIEMAYASMQQIIDLNTNMFNAIVEKIYGKKWILHPFEVLTYQEAMDYYGCDRPDLRFGLKLQDITEIVKDTTFQVFSKPIEEGGIVKCIKVSAEEQGNKRLSKGQIEKLTGIAQQHGLGGLAYIIVNENDLQSPIIKFLGEDIAAGIIKTTGAQVGDIVFFSAADYATANKALDAVRQELGSMLRLINPKELRPAWVIDFPMFEKTDEGRWTFTHNPFSMPAIYDLDKHMNGKEEEIGSIIAQQYDLILNGYEIGGGSVRAHKPEILEATYKNMGYNKEEMLKSVGTMYKAFHYGAPPHGGIAWGVDRLMMILEKKASIREVMAFPKTGTSEDLLFGAPSILSDKKVEEMNVRVMKK; the protein is encoded by the coding sequence ATGAAACTGGAACAATTAAACGACTTGCTTAAAAAGCACGAATTAGAGTTAGTAATCGGTCTGGAAACCCACGTTCGATTAAACACCAAAACCAAACTATTTTGTTCTTGCGCCAATAGCGAAATAGAACAACCTAATCAAAATATATGTTCGGTATGTACTGGGCAAATGGGTGTTTTACCTGCCATTAATAAAGAAGCCGTTACTAAGGCCATTTACTTTGGAAAAGCAGTAAAATCGACCTTTTCTAACGAAGTTATTTCTTGGGATAGAAAACACTACGAGTACCCAGACAACCCGAAAAACATACAAATAACACAGTTTCACAATCCTGTGATTCCAGACGGACAAGTATCTTGTTTCCGTAATGACGGATCGCAGTTTACAGTAAATTTAACTCAGGTACACATAGAAGAAGATGCCGCGAAATTGATGCACGAGAAAAAAATCTCGCTAGTCGATTTCAACAAAGCCGGTGTACCTTTAATTGAAATTGTAACCGAACCTTGCATTCGAAATATTGAAGATGCTTCAACTTATGCACAGTACATTCAGCGTATCGTTCAAAATTTAGGCATTTCGGAAGCCAACCTTGAAAAAGGCGAATTTAAATCGGATGTTTCGGTATCACTTCGTAAAAAACACACTTACGAATTAAATCCGCGTACCGAAATTAAAAACTTGAACTCGTTTAAGTTTATGGTCGATGCTTTAAAAGAGGAAGTAGAAAAACAACTGAATTACTACATCGAACACAAAGAATTTCGACCAGATCAAACCACAGTTTTATGGGATGCCGAATTGAAGCAAACCAAAACCATGCGTAAAAAGGAGTTTGAAGCCGATTACCGTTTTATTTCGGAGCCCGATTTACCTTTTGTAAGCATTAAAGAGGTGGTAGAATCGATTGATATTGATTTAAGCACCTTGCCTTATGCCGTAGAATCCATTTTAATTAAAGGTGGCGTTTTACCACAAGACGCTAAGTTTTTCACAGCCGATTCGTTGCGTTCCGAAACTTTTGTGGCTATTAATAACGTGATTAAAGATCCGTCGTTTGTAGCTAAAACTTTAGTGAATAATATTGGTGCCGATGAGTATGCCGATATTCACCGTATTGAACATTTAATTGAAATCTTTCAGCTTTTTAAAGACGAAAAAATCACTTCTGTTTTAGTTCAGAATGCGATTACCGCCTATTTAAAAGACCGAAAGTTTGATTACAATAAATATTTTGAAGAGCATACCATTTCCGAATCTCAAATAGAGGAAGCGATTGCTAAAGTCATTTCAGAAAATGAAGCCATTGCCAACGATATTAAATCGGGGAACCAAGGCAAAGCAGGTATTCTTGTTGGAAAAGTCATTGCGATTATAGGAAAAGGCGCTTCAGGAAAAGTGATTCGTGAAGGGATTTTGAGCGCGGTTGCGGGGAGTAATGACGGAAGTGCTAAGACGGATGACGGAAACACGCATCAGCCAGCAACCAACAACCAGCAACCAACAGCCAAAAAGGAAGAAGAAGTTCTGCCGCAAATTCCAATCGTAATTAAGGACACCTACAGAACACACTTAATTTCTGACATTTCAGAAGAAAGCATTTCAGAAAAAGTAACACTTTCTGGTTGGGTTTCTAGTGTTCGTGATCATGGGGAATTAATATTTATCGATTTACGTGATTCTAGTACTCAAATTTTTCAAGTACGCTTAAGTCGTGAGTCATTCCCGAATTTAGATGAATTGGTAAAACTTAAACCTGAGTCGGTCATTACCGTTTCGGGAACCATTCTTCAACGTAAAGAAGACGATTATAACGCTGCTTTACGCACCGGAAAAATCGAATTAGAAGCGAACGATTTAGAAATATTAAACCTTTCTAAAACGCTGCCTTTCGAAATAAAAAGAGCCACTAAAACGAATGAAAATGTTCGTTTTCAGTATAAATATTTAGACCATAGAAATGACGATGTGCGTCGTGTTATTGTGAATCGCCATAAGGTGATTAAAATGATGCGCGATATTTTAGACGATCAAGATTTCTTAGAAATTGAAACGCCTATTTTAAGTGCCGGAACCGATGAAGGGGCGCGTGAATTTATCGTACCAACCCGTAAGCAAGCCGGTTCGTTTTACACGCTACCGCAAGCACCACAACAATTCAAGCAAATGTTGATGGTTTCAGGCTACGAAAAGTATTTTCAAATAGCACGTTGTTTTAGAGATGAAGATTCTCGTGGCGATCGCCAGCCAGAATTCACGCAATTGGATATTGAAATGGCTTATGCCAGCATGCAACAAATCATCGATTTAAACACGAATATGTTTAATGCGATTGTTGAAAAAATATATGGTAAAAAATGGATTTTACATCCGTTTGAAGTGCTTACCTACCAAGAAGCCATGGATTATTACGGTTGCGACCGTCCAGATTTACGTTTCGGATTGAAATTACAGGACATCACCGAGATTGTAAAAGACACGACATTCCAAGTCTTTAGCAAACCGATTGAGGAAGGTGGTATTGTAAAATGTATTAAAGTGTCTGCCGAAGAGCAAGGCAACAAGCGTTTATCTAAAGGGCAAATTGAAAAATTAACAGGTATTGCCCAACAGCATGGTTTAGGTGGTTTGGCCTATATTATTGTAAATGAAAACGATTTACAATCGCCAATCATTAAATTCTTAGGTGAAGATATAGCTGCAGGCATTATAAAAACCACCGGAGCACAGGTTGGAGACATTGTATTCTTCTCTGCTGCCGATTATGCAACTGCAAACAAAGCTTTAGATGCCGTACGTCAAGAACTAGGAAGCATGTTACGTTTAATCAATCCTAAGGAATTAAGACCTGCTTGGGTTATTGATTTCCCAATGTTTGAGAAAACCGACGAGGGCCGTTGGACTTTTACCCATAACCCATTCTCGATGCCAGCGATTTACGATTTAGACAAGCACATGAATGGTAAAGAGGAAGAAATAGGTAGCATTATCGCCCAACAATACGATTTAATCTTAAACGGTTACGAAATTGGCGGTGGTTCTGTGCGTGCCCACAAACCTGAAATTCTTGAAGCCACCTACAAAAACATGGGCTACAATAAAGAAGAAATGCTAAAAAGTGTTGGTACCATGTATAAAGCCTTCCATTATGGCGCGCCACCACACGGCGGCATCGCTTGGGGTGTAGACCGTTTAATGATGATTTTAGAGAAAAAAGCATCCATTAGAGAGGTTATGGCTTTCCCAAAAACAGGAACCAGCGAAGATTTATTATTCGGAGCGCCTTCTATTCTATCTGATAAAAAAGTTGAAGAAATGAATGTGCGTGTGATGAAGAAATAA
- a CDS encoding IS4 family transposase, whose product MINITLFSQIITKLEKSRFNKLVRFHNTDKHQKGFDSWSHLVSMLFCQFANSQSVRDISNGLRSATGNLNHLGMLAAPSKSTISYQNKHRSWELFRDYYYVLLESLGQQAGMKRTNFKIKSKIFLLDATVISLCLSLFDWAKYKTKKGAVKMHTLLDYDGHLPAYVNITDGKTADNKGAYDIPLLKGSVIVADRFYNDFDLLKIWDSNGVNFVVRHKDNIQFKSVKELELPENRHQHVLKDEIIELTGAKTKEKYPKRLRRVALWDDKNGQTIEVITNQKSWTANTITELYKARWEVEIFFRDIKQQLHIKSFIGTSQNAVMIQIWTALITILILKALKTQAKHPWYLSNLVAFIRLNLFVKVNLHKWLDNPFAKEQPPPNKHIQGVLF is encoded by the coding sequence ATGATAAATATAACGCTGTTTTCTCAAATAATCACAAAATTAGAAAAGTCAAGGTTCAATAAATTAGTCAGGTTTCATAACACAGATAAACATCAAAAAGGATTTGACAGTTGGTCTCACTTAGTATCGATGTTGTTTTGTCAATTTGCGAACAGTCAATCTGTTAGAGATATCAGCAACGGATTGCGTTCAGCAACAGGAAACCTGAATCATTTAGGCATGTTAGCAGCGCCTTCAAAATCTACTATAAGCTACCAAAATAAACATCGAAGCTGGGAGCTTTTCAGAGACTACTATTATGTATTATTAGAGAGTTTAGGACAGCAAGCAGGAATGAAGCGTACTAATTTCAAAATAAAGTCCAAAATATTTTTATTAGATGCAACCGTGATAAGTCTTTGTTTAAGTTTGTTTGATTGGGCAAAATACAAGACTAAAAAAGGAGCTGTAAAAATGCACACCTTGCTTGATTATGATGGTCATTTACCAGCTTATGTAAATATTACAGATGGCAAAACAGCGGATAATAAAGGGGCTTACGACATCCCGCTTTTAAAAGGAAGTGTTATTGTTGCTGATCGGTTTTACAACGATTTTGATTTACTAAAGATTTGGGACAGCAACGGAGTCAATTTTGTAGTCAGACATAAAGACAATATTCAATTTAAATCAGTCAAAGAGTTAGAATTGCCAGAAAACAGGCATCAACACGTTCTAAAAGATGAAATCATTGAATTAACAGGCGCTAAGACAAAAGAGAAATATCCCAAAAGACTTCGCAGGGTTGCCTTGTGGGATGATAAAAATGGACAAACTATTGAGGTTATTACCAATCAGAAGTCTTGGACAGCAAACACTATTACGGAGCTTTATAAGGCTAGATGGGAAGTGGAAATATTTTTTAGAGACATCAAACAGCAATTACACATCAAGTCTTTCATTGGAACTAGTCAAAATGCGGTTATGATACAGATCTGGACGGCATTAATTACCATTCTCATTTTAAAAGCGCTAAAAACACAAGCAAAGCATCCTTGGTATTTATCTAATTTAGTAGCCTTTATTAGATTAAATCTTTTTGTGAAAGTAAATTTACATAAATGGCTAGATAATCCGTTTGCAAAAGAACAACCACCACCCAATAAGCACATACAAGGGGTTCTTTTTTGA
- a CDS encoding sensor histidine kinase, translating to MISPELPKNEYERQLAVNKYRLLDTLPEESYDNITALMAYICEVPISLVSLLDRDRNFLKSHHGVPFNESPRNMSFCGHAINSDDVITIIEDSREDIRFHDNPLVTDFQAIFYAGVPVINTDGYKLGTLCVYDTKPRQLTDNQKNALKVMAKQVAHLFEQRFQNIKLMQLQENLKKRNDNLKKFARVVSHDLKSPLSNIISLTELLESNKKNVLDEESQQYLEFLKSSSYTLKNYIDGLLKFYNSDDLLSKRNEVILVDDILTELKQITNLDHTVSFLLEGNSTEIKTNKSALMQVLVNLVTNSIKYNKKPKTEISIAISETETAYLFAVADNGDGIPDKFIAKIFNLFSIAGSEDKYGNIGTGIGLATVKNIIDNLGGEISVSSEMGQGCTFSFSILKNYSPN from the coding sequence ATGATAAGTCCTGAATTACCTAAAAATGAATACGAAAGGCAGTTAGCAGTTAATAAATATCGGCTATTAGATACTTTGCCAGAGGAAAGTTACGATAACATTACGGCTTTAATGGCTTATATATGCGAGGTTCCTATCTCTTTAGTGTCTTTATTAGATAGAGATCGTAATTTTTTGAAATCGCATCACGGAGTGCCTTTTAATGAATCGCCTAGAAATATGTCATTTTGTGGGCATGCTATTAATTCTGACGATGTGATAACCATCATTGAAGATTCAAGGGAGGATATTCGTTTTCATGATAATCCTTTAGTAACAGATTTTCAAGCGATTTTCTATGCAGGTGTTCCGGTTATTAATACCGATGGGTATAAATTAGGAACCCTTTGTGTTTACGATACCAAACCCAGACAATTAACAGATAATCAAAAAAACGCTTTAAAAGTCATGGCCAAGCAAGTTGCTCATTTATTCGAGCAGCGGTTTCAAAACATAAAACTGATGCAGCTTCAGGAAAATTTAAAGAAAAGGAATGACAACTTAAAAAAGTTTGCTAGGGTGGTGTCTCACGATCTTAAATCGCCATTATCCAATATTATTTCTTTAACCGAGTTGTTAGAAAGTAATAAAAAGAACGTTCTAGATGAAGAATCTCAGCAATATCTGGAATTCTTAAAATCTTCTTCATATACCTTAAAAAATTACATCGATGGTTTATTAAAGTTTTACAATAGTGATGACTTACTTAGTAAACGAAATGAAGTTATTTTGGTTGATGATATTCTAACAGAATTGAAACAGATCACTAATCTGGATCATACGGTGTCTTTTCTTTTAGAAGGAAATTCCACCGAAATTAAAACGAATAAATCAGCCTTAATGCAGGTTTTGGTGAATTTAGTAACGAATTCGATAAAGTATAATAAAAAGCCAAAAACGGAAATTAGCATTGCTATTTCGGAAACGGAAACAGCATATTTGTTCGCGGTAGCAGATAATGGAGATGGGATTCCTGATAAGTTCATTGCTAAAATCTTTAATCTTTTTAGTATTGCGGGTTCCGAAGATAAATATGGCAATATAGGTACTGGTATTGGTCTGGCTACCGTAAAGAATATTATAGATAATCTAGGTGGAGAAATAAGTGTGTCCTCTGAAATGGGCCAAGGATGTACTTTTTCATTTTCTATCCTGAAGAATTATAGTCCTAATTAG
- a CDS encoding IS4 family transposase has product MNKSKNFSGQPIIKQVLNFILPKDVHRTAKKHNSDRYTKKFTTYEHLATMVFTVISGCSSLREVSSIMLACEGKINHLGLTDFPKRSTLSDANRRRSSEVFADIYHLLYKRYHRFLSDSRPLEPAVKNLKIVDSSTIPLFSDILKGVGRNPLNGKKKGGIKMHTMINAMEDVPCLIKFSSAATHDHTFLKDLELKKGSYVVFDKGYVDYEQYQKWTLEDVYFVTRQKDNARYTSLEEFDISNKVDDAVLKDEKIGLTDKNGNAFSLRRIAFWHEKHQKVYEFITNNYDLDADKIADIYKNRWQIETMFKRLKQNFPLKYFLGDNQNAIEIQIWVSLIIQLIMLVIQRKAQRNWAYSNMMSVIRYHLMTYIDLFKFLKNPEANWEEITTKNIGQLSLFDP; this is encoded by the coding sequence ATGAATAAAAGTAAAAACTTTAGCGGACAACCCATAATCAAACAGGTATTAAATTTCATTTTGCCCAAAGATGTTCATCGGACAGCCAAAAAGCACAACAGCGATCGCTATACCAAAAAGTTTACCACCTATGAGCATTTGGCCACTATGGTATTTACCGTGATCAGTGGCTGTAGCTCACTTCGTGAGGTTTCCAGTATTATGCTTGCCTGCGAGGGAAAGATCAACCATCTAGGACTCACGGACTTTCCAAAACGCAGTACCTTGTCAGATGCTAACAGGAGAAGAAGCTCTGAAGTATTTGCCGATATTTATCATTTACTCTACAAACGTTACCATCGCTTTTTATCGGACAGCAGACCCTTAGAACCTGCAGTGAAGAACCTTAAAATCGTTGATTCCTCGACCATCCCCCTATTTAGCGACATTCTTAAAGGTGTAGGAAGGAACCCGCTCAACGGCAAAAAGAAAGGAGGTATCAAGATGCATACTATGATAAACGCCATGGAAGACGTTCCTTGTCTGATTAAGTTTTCAAGCGCGGCCACGCACGACCACACCTTTTTAAAAGACCTGGAACTCAAGAAGGGCTCTTATGTGGTTTTTGACAAAGGGTATGTGGATTATGAGCAATACCAAAAATGGACACTGGAAGATGTTTACTTTGTGACTCGGCAAAAGGACAATGCTCGCTATACAAGCCTTGAAGAGTTTGATATCTCCAATAAAGTGGACGATGCTGTCCTAAAGGACGAAAAAATAGGGCTTACGGACAAAAACGGCAACGCTTTTTCCCTGAGGAGAATCGCTTTTTGGCACGAAAAGCACCAAAAAGTTTATGAGTTCATCACTAATAATTATGATCTTGATGCAGACAAAATAGCCGACATCTATAAAAATAGGTGGCAGATTGAGACGATGTTCAAGCGGCTTAAACAGAACTTTCCGCTAAAGTATTTTTTGGGAGACAATCAAAATGCCATCGAAATACAAATCTGGGTCAGTTTGATAATCCAGCTCATTATGCTTGTGATCCAAAGAAAAGCCCAAAGAAACTGGGCTTATTCCAATATGATGTCCGTCATACGATACCATTTGATGACATATATCGATTTGTTCAAATTCCTGAAAAACCCAGAAGCTAATTGGGAAGAGATTACAACCAAAAACATTGGGCAATTAAGCCTTTTTGACCCATAA
- a CDS encoding DUF2911 domain-containing protein, whose translation MKNSTFIASLALVCLLFLSTNVNAQKFAKLDKSPMDAAAYPASYKEPNKLIKVIYSRPQLKDRALSKLAPNDKVWRTGANEAPTITLYKDMKIAGKAVKAGEYSLFTIPGDKSWTIILSKDVNVWGAYAYNEANDVVRVKADVTTANDALEAFSIVFDDNAVMHLGWDKVRVAVPFTE comes from the coding sequence ATGAAAAACTCAACCTTTATTGCAAGCCTTGCCTTGGTATGCTTATTATTTTTATCGACTAACGTTAATGCTCAAAAATTCGCAAAATTGGACAAGAGTCCGATGGACGCAGCAGCCTATCCTGCCAGTTACAAAGAACCTAACAAACTTATAAAAGTGATATATAGCCGTCCGCAGCTAAAAGATCGTGCATTAAGTAAATTAGCACCCAACGATAAGGTTTGGAGAACAGGCGCCAACGAAGCACCAACAATTACACTTTATAAAGACATGAAAATTGCTGGTAAAGCGGTGAAAGCAGGTGAATATTCTTTGTTTACCATTCCTGGGGACAAATCATGGACCATCATATTAAGCAAAGATGTAAATGTGTGGGGCGCTTACGCATATAATGAAGCCAACGATGTGGTGCGTGTTAAAGCCGATGTTACTACTGCAAATGATGCTCTTGAAGCCTTCTCTATTGTTTTTGATGATAATGCTGTCATGCATTTAGGCTGGGACAAGGTGCGCGTAGCAGTGCCTTTTACAGAATAA
- a CDS encoding DUF202 domain-containing protein, translated as MKLLRFGRDFTPDEKVILRDYLAIERTRLANERTLLSYIRSSLYLLIGSFAFFQLKDFPNFKYLALVSVVFSVIFFVIGVFRFRLLKKSLKRLYYMSEEAKDK; from the coding sequence ATGAAACTTTTACGTTTTGGTCGCGATTTTACACCCGATGAAAAAGTTATTCTACGAGATTATTTAGCAATTGAACGCACACGTTTGGCGAATGAACGTACCTTACTATCCTACATAAGGTCGTCTTTATATTTGCTTATTGGTAGTTTTGCCTTTTTTCAATTAAAAGATTTTCCAAACTTTAAATATCTCGCCTTAGTGTCTGTAGTATTTAGTGTCATCTTTTTTGTTATTGGTGTTTTTAGATTTAGACTGCTAAAAAAGAGTTTAAAAAGACTGTACTACATGTCTGAAGAGGCTAAAGATAAATAG
- a CDS encoding 7-carboxy-7-deazaguanine synthase QueE, whose protein sequence is MKEEIKSQVDKGEMLPLMEEFYTIQGEGFHKGTAAYFIRVGGCDVGCHWCDVKESWNADLHPPTETAKIVENAAKYSDTIVVTGGEPLTWDMTPLTTQLKAKGLQVHIETSGAYKLTGVWDWICLSPKKMKLPTQEVYDNANELKVIVYNKDDFRFAEEQAAKVNKNCILYLQPEWSKRDKVVPEIVDYVMANPKWKVSLQTHKYLNIP, encoded by the coding sequence ATGAAAGAAGAGATTAAATCACAGGTAGATAAAGGTGAAATGCTACCTTTAATGGAAGAGTTTTATACCATTCAAGGAGAAGGTTTCCATAAGGGAACGGCAGCTTATTTTATTCGTGTTGGTGGTTGCGACGTAGGTTGCCATTGGTGTGATGTTAAGGAAAGCTGGAATGCAGATCTACACCCTCCAACCGAAACCGCTAAAATTGTTGAAAACGCAGCAAAATATAGTGATACCATTGTGGTTACTGGTGGCGAGCCATTAACTTGGGATATGACCCCTTTAACCACGCAGTTAAAAGCTAAAGGATTGCAGGTTCATATTGAAACTTCTGGGGCTTATAAATTAACCGGTGTTTGGGATTGGATTTGTTTGTCGCCAAAAAAAATGAAACTGCCAACGCAAGAGGTTTACGATAATGCTAACGAGCTAAAAGTGATTGTTTATAATAAAGATGATTTTCGCTTCGCGGAAGAACAAGCGGCAAAAGTGAATAAAAATTGTATCTTGTACTTGCAACCCGAATGGAGTAAGCGCGATAAGGTCGTGCCCGAAATTGTGGATTATGTGATGGCCAACCCAAAGTGGAAAGTATCGCTGCAAACCCATAAATATTTGAATATTCCTTAA
- a CDS encoding helicase HerA-like domain-containing protein, with protein MSSKDSFFKYITESNTTKGDFIPIGAAMLDGETLTNAFVKIPLKTMNRHGLIAGATGTGKTKSLQVLAENLSDKGIPILLMDIKGDLSGLAQPSTGHPKITERHEKIGLPFEPKGFPVELLTLSEQDGVRLRATVSEFGPVLLSRILDLTETQSGIVSVIFQYCDNHKLPLLDLKDFKKILQYATQEGKAEFNEAYGRISTSSTGAILRKIVELEQQGADLFFGETSFDTQDLLRIDENGRGYINIIRLTDIQDRPKLFSTFMLSLLAEIYSTFPEQGDSDRPELIIFIDEAHLIFDEASKALLNQIESMVKLIRSKGVGLYFVTQNPTDVPEEVLSQLGLKIQHALRAFTAKDRKAIKLTAQNYPDSDYYDTEALLTSLGIGEALVSALDEKGRPTPLAATLMRAPMSRMDVLSAEEINTLNAHSKLVKKYNETIDRESAYELLNDKIEQAEAKELKEKAKKEQEALEKAASKKRSRTTRTRSSAMNPIVKVLTSATFIRSVFGILTKVMKK; from the coding sequence ATGAGCAGCAAAGACTCTTTTTTTAAATACATAACCGAGAGCAATACTACAAAAGGTGATTTTATCCCGATAGGTGCAGCCATGCTTGATGGTGAAACGCTAACCAATGCTTTTGTAAAAATCCCGTTAAAAACCATGAACCGTCACGGATTAATTGCTGGAGCAACAGGTACCGGTAAAACAAAATCACTTCAGGTTTTAGCTGAAAATTTAAGCGATAAAGGCATTCCTATTTTACTCATGGATATTAAAGGGGATTTAAGCGGATTGGCACAACCAAGTACTGGGCACCCTAAAATAACCGAGCGTCATGAAAAAATTGGCCTTCCTTTTGAACCCAAAGGTTTTCCGGTTGAACTGCTAACCCTTTCGGAACAAGACGGCGTGCGATTACGAGCAACTGTTAGCGAATTCGGCCCCGTACTTTTATCACGAATTTTAGACCTAACCGAAACCCAATCTGGTATTGTTTCGGTTATTTTCCAGTATTGTGACAACCACAAACTCCCACTTTTAGACTTAAAAGATTTTAAGAAAATTTTACAATATGCTACCCAAGAAGGTAAAGCCGAATTTAATGAAGCTTACGGCAGAATTTCAACGTCTTCAACAGGAGCCATTCTTAGAAAAATTGTAGAATTAGAACAACAAGGTGCCGATTTATTTTTTGGAGAAACCTCGTTCGATACCCAAGACTTACTTCGCATTGATGAAAATGGCCGTGGCTACATCAACATCATTCGTTTAACAGACATCCAAGACCGTCCGAAACTATTTTCAACCTTTATGCTTAGTCTTTTAGCTGAAATTTATTCTACTTTTCCTGAGCAAGGTGATAGCGACCGCCCTGAGCTCATTATATTTATTGATGAAGCGCATTTAATTTTTGATGAAGCCTCGAAAGCTTTATTGAATCAAATTGAAAGCATGGTAAAGCTTATTCGTAGTAAGGGCGTGGGCTTGTATTTTGTAACCCAAAATCCGACTGATGTCCCTGAAGAGGTTTTAAGTCAGTTAGGTTTAAAAATACAGCACGCCTTAAGGGCTTTTACCGCTAAAGACCGCAAAGCCATAAAGCTAACGGCACAAAATTATCCAGACTCCGATTATTACGATACCGAAGCATTACTAACTTCCCTAGGTATTGGCGAAGCCTTAGTTTCTGCTTTAGACGAAAAAGGGCGTCCTACCCCATTGGCGGCAACACTTATGCGGGCTCCAATGAGCAGGATGGATGTGTTATCTGCGGAAGAAATAAATACTTTAAATGCCCATTCCAAGTTGGTAAAAAAATATAACGAAACCATCGATCGAGAGAGTGCTTATGAACTTCTAAACGATAAAATTGAGCAAGCCGAAGCTAAAGAACTCAAGGAAAAAGCAAAAAAAGAGCAAGAAGCGCTAGAAAAAGCAGCATCGAAAAAACGCTCTAGAACCACACGAACCCGAAGCTCTGCCATGAACCCCATTGTGAAAGTCCTTACCAGCGCCACATTTATTAGAAGTGTTTTTGGAATTTTAACTAAAGTCATGAAAAAATAA